A genomic window from Halomonas sp. LR3S48 includes:
- a CDS encoding efflux transporter outer membrane subunit, whose translation MATTALLAGCVSTQPETIPGSAAAPVAAQWHAPLPHGGQLGDLSRWWAQFDDPLMLRLIEAGQQVSPTVAQAAARIADAQAARVAQSAALLPSLDASASASRGRTDLDTPVGTETSAGLQLGWELDLFGAGRAGVNAAQARLESSQADWHDARVSVAAEIATTYVELRACEALAQQAEIDTQSRVQTAQVTRLTADKGFRPPAEADLANASAAQGNVTLIEQRTQCELLVKALSALAAQDEAALRRELATTNGRLPRPAELSVTAMPAEVLAQRPDIHAAARDVVAASADSDQARAQRWPRIGLAGSIGTTRISSGGISTNGSVWSIGPLTVTLPLFDGGTRRANAEAARARYEAATTVYAARLREAIRDVEDALVTLDSTAKRSEDAAIAADGFERSYQATEASYRIGTASLFELEDARRSMVAAQSAVIELQRERITAWIRLYRALGGGWPADENKDHDNE comes from the coding sequence TTGGCAACCACCGCGCTGCTCGCTGGATGTGTATCGACTCAGCCCGAAACCATACCCGGCAGCGCCGCAGCGCCCGTTGCCGCGCAATGGCACGCCCCGTTGCCTCACGGTGGGCAGTTGGGGGACCTGAGCCGCTGGTGGGCTCAGTTCGACGACCCTTTGATGCTGCGCCTCATCGAGGCCGGTCAGCAGGTCAGCCCGACAGTGGCGCAGGCAGCCGCTCGCATCGCCGATGCCCAGGCCGCACGCGTGGCGCAGAGCGCCGCCCTGCTGCCCTCGCTGGATGCCAGCGCCAGCGCGAGCCGGGGACGAACGGATCTGGACACGCCGGTCGGCACCGAAACATCGGCAGGCTTGCAGCTCGGCTGGGAACTGGACCTGTTCGGCGCAGGCCGTGCCGGCGTCAACGCCGCGCAAGCCCGGCTCGAGTCCAGCCAGGCCGATTGGCACGACGCCCGGGTTTCGGTCGCTGCCGAAATCGCGACGACCTATGTCGAGCTACGCGCCTGCGAGGCCTTGGCCCAGCAGGCCGAAATCGATACCCAATCGCGAGTTCAGACGGCGCAGGTCACCCGCCTGACTGCGGACAAGGGCTTCCGCCCCCCGGCAGAGGCGGACCTGGCGAATGCCAGCGCGGCGCAAGGCAACGTAACGCTGATCGAGCAGCGGACGCAATGCGAACTCCTGGTCAAGGCATTGAGTGCCCTTGCGGCCCAAGACGAAGCGGCGCTGCGCCGAGAACTGGCCACCACAAACGGCCGGCTGCCACGGCCGGCCGAGCTCAGTGTCACGGCGATGCCGGCCGAGGTGCTGGCACAGCGCCCCGACATTCACGCGGCAGCGCGTGACGTGGTGGCGGCGAGCGCCGATTCGGATCAGGCGCGGGCGCAGCGCTGGCCCCGCATCGGGCTGGCCGGCAGCATCGGCACGACACGCATCTCCAGTGGGGGCATCAGCACCAATGGCAGCGTGTGGAGTATCGGGCCCCTGACGGTAACGCTGCCGCTGTTCGATGGCGGGACGCGACGCGCCAATGCGGAAGCGGCACGCGCTCGCTACGAGGCCGCCACCACCGTCTATGCCGCCCGCCTGCGTGAAGCGATCCGTGATGTCGAGGACGCGCTGGTCACGCTGGACAGCACGGCGAAACGCAGCGAGGACGCGGCCATCGCCGCTGACGGATTCGAACGCTCCTACCAGGCCACCGAAGCCAGCTACCGCATCGGCACCGCCAGCCTGTTCGAGCTCGAGGATGCACGCCGCAGCATGGTCGCCGCCCAGAGCGCCGTGATCGAACTGCAGCGTGAGCGAATCACTGCCTGGATCCGATTGTACCGCGCGCTAGGCGGCGGCTGGCCCGCTGACGAAAACAAGGATCACGATAATGAATAA
- a CDS encoding alpha/beta hydrolase: protein MLPRLGLLLSTLVFLASCALPPDTPHFQPSDSLPPYDQDSFDQYVRDTRAWIAENRAFLSDDHNLEIQLNTPFELRPDKPAKRGILFVHGLGASPWYFSDIATAMADDGWLVRSILLPGHGTRPADLMLPDSEDWEKTVAHHANLLAAEVDELWLGGFSTGGNLVTSHALSDENVAGLLLFSPGFYPDNGYLFLAPVISRLWDWVDIDDEDNIATYQSLPTRGAALYYRSVRAVQKDLKTARFDKPVLITMSQHDSVLDPSATLDAFQTRFPNQQSRFVWYGDAPQELDDPRITALASNLPDRRISTFSHMNVLFAPENTYYGEKGSHIILENGQDGIPLPEDSNTLWFGAWGQIAAEKYHARLTWNPYFLDLLDSIREVAGDS from the coding sequence ATGCTTCCCCGCCTTGGCTTACTGCTTTCCACACTGGTGTTTCTGGCATCCTGCGCCTTGCCGCCGGATACCCCGCATTTTCAACCTTCCGACAGCCTGCCACCCTATGATCAGGACAGTTTCGATCAATATGTGCGCGACACCCGCGCATGGATTGCCGAAAACCGTGCCTTTCTCAGTGACGACCACAACCTGGAAATACAGCTCAACACGCCGTTCGAGCTTCGCCCCGATAAACCGGCCAAGCGAGGCATTCTTTTCGTTCACGGACTGGGCGCAAGTCCTTGGTACTTTTCCGACATAGCCACTGCCATGGCGGATGACGGCTGGCTGGTTCGCTCCATTCTGCTGCCGGGCCACGGCACCCGCCCCGCCGATCTGATGCTGCCCGATAGCGAGGATTGGGAAAAAACCGTTGCCCACCACGCAAACCTGCTGGCAGCCGAGGTCGATGAGCTTTGGCTTGGCGGCTTCTCTACCGGCGGAAACCTGGTCACCTCCCATGCGCTAAGCGACGAGAATGTTGCCGGGCTGTTGCTGTTTTCCCCTGGCTTTTATCCCGATAACGGCTATCTGTTTCTCGCCCCGGTCATTTCCCGTTTGTGGGATTGGGTTGATATCGATGACGAGGACAATATCGCCACTTACCAGTCCCTGCCTACGCGTGGGGCCGCGCTTTATTACCGCTCGGTCAGAGCCGTGCAGAAAGATCTCAAAACCGCGCGTTTTGACAAACCTGTCCTGATCACCATGAGCCAGCATGACAGCGTTCTCGATCCCAGCGCGACGCTCGATGCCTTTCAAACCCGCTTTCCCAACCAACAGTCACGCTTCGTCTGGTACGGCGACGCCCCGCAGGAACTTGACGATCCACGCATCACCGCCCTTGCCAGCAATTTGCCCGACCGTCGCATCAGCACCTTTTCCCACATGAATGTGCTATTTGCGCCCGAGAACACTTATTACGGTGAGAAGGGCAGCCATATCATTCTTGAAAACGGACAGGACGGAATTCCCCTCCCCGAGGATTCCAACACCTTGTGGTTTGGGGCATGGGGACAGATCGCGGCGGAAAAATACCATGCCCGCCTGACCTGGAACCCCTACTTCCTCGATCTCCTCGACAGTATCCGCGAGGTGGCAGGTGATAGTTGA
- a CDS encoding MipA/OmpV family protein, which produces MSVIYPLISISRPPLVSISQASVSRMAAVSVLAVGLCTSATALAQEPNDAESSSTTWGLGLGAMSEQEPYTGIDRDNQLLPLLEVENRYIHLFGPQIEFKLPSLDISDSQALDFGIVVQYDGSGYEEGDADILDGMSERKDGFWAGGKVEWDNDFVEVGAEWLADVSGNSKGQRINVGLERTWHFGDHFLLTPHVGASWQDDKTIDYYFGVRDDEVRIDRPAYAGESAIDVEAGVRGAYMFDKHHSVLMGVEVTRLADEIKDSPLVDRSTTNSVFLGYVYRF; this is translated from the coding sequence ATGTCAGTCATATACCCGCTTATCTCGATCTCCCGACCCCCGCTTGTCTCGATCTCCCAAGCTTCTGTTTCACGTATGGCGGCCGTTTCCGTGCTCGCCGTTGGCCTCTGCACCTCGGCGACGGCCCTGGCCCAAGAGCCGAACGACGCCGAGTCGTCCTCCACGACCTGGGGGCTGGGGCTCGGCGCAATGAGCGAGCAGGAGCCCTACACCGGTATCGATCGTGACAACCAGCTCCTGCCGTTGCTTGAGGTTGAGAACCGGTACATTCATCTCTTTGGCCCGCAGATCGAATTCAAGCTGCCGAGCCTCGATATCAGCGATTCTCAAGCGCTCGACTTCGGTATCGTCGTCCAGTACGACGGCAGCGGCTATGAAGAAGGCGACGCTGATATCCTCGATGGCATGAGTGAGCGCAAGGATGGCTTCTGGGCGGGCGGCAAGGTGGAATGGGACAACGACTTCGTTGAAGTCGGCGCCGAATGGCTTGCCGACGTGTCGGGCAACAGCAAGGGCCAACGCATCAACGTTGGTCTGGAGAGAACCTGGCACTTCGGAGATCATTTCCTGCTTACGCCGCACGTGGGGGCGAGCTGGCAGGACGATAAGACGATCGATTACTATTTCGGCGTTCGTGACGATGAGGTTCGCATCGATCGGCCTGCCTATGCCGGGGAGTCCGCTATCGACGTAGAAGCAGGGGTGCGTGGTGCCTACATGTTCGATAAGCACCACTCGGTGCTCATGGGCGTCGAGGTGACGCGTCTGGCGGATGAGATCAAGGACAGCCCGCTGGTGGATCGCTCGACCACCAATAGTGTGTTTCTCGGCTACGTTTACCGCTTCTGA
- a CDS encoding efflux RND transporter permease subunit encodes MNLNVSAWSIRNPTPVVLLFIVLTLAGLMAFRTMKIQEFPDVEIPAVSVTVSLPGASPAQLETDVVRRIEDSIATMQGVDHITSTLTDGNAIVTVEFRLEKPLQEALDDVRDAVARVRADLPADLRDPVIEKVEFSGSPILTYTVASSRMDDEALSWFVDDKVSRTLLAVPGVGAVSRVGGVTREVHVDLDPARLFALDATAVDISQQLSQVQQEASGGRVDLGGTEHFVRTIATVQTAEQLADLEITLGDGRSIKLGRVAAVSDTVAEPRSAALLNGEPVVGFEIARARGFGEIEVAEGGRAALDALKAEHPDITVTEALNLVDPVVENYQGSMWLLYEGAALAVLVVFLFLRDWRATFVAAVALPLSAISTFAAMYLMGFTINIVTLLSLSLVIGILVDDAIVEVENIERHLLMGKKPYQAAMEAAAEIGLAVVATTFALIAVFLPTAFMSGIVGKFFVQFGWTAATAVFFSLVVARLLTPMMAAYLLRAPKSHAKREPRWMSVYLAGARWCLRHRLLVIVGSSAFFVGGLALATTLPGAFIPADDNSQTQVTLTLPPGSKLHDTLSLAERARSILQHYEHVKMVYTAIGAGNSGDDPTESVSTSGADVRTAVLTINLTHRDDRPGLKRQAIEAQFRDGLSALPGVRVSVGEGDSSENYVLVLAGEDSRVLAQHAQRVERELRTIPGIGAVISSAGLASPELVVRPDFASAADLGVTTAAIAETLRVATLGDYDQDLAKLNLSERQVPIVVRLADAAREDLQTLKQLPVPGARGAVPLENVATLEIGSGPSQITRYDRMRNINFEVELNGRELGEVEQAVLALPSLQILPPGVTRASSGDAEDMGELASGFGLAMLTGVLCIYMVLVLLLRDFVQPATILAALVFSVPGAFLALFVTGSALSMPSMIGLIMLMGIATKNSILLIDYIIIARRDHGLERRDAIIDACRKRARPIVMTTIAMGAGMLPIALGWGADPSFRAPMAIVVIGGLLTSTLLSLLVIPVVYSYVDDTVQWTTRRFGRLTHTPH; translated from the coding sequence ATGAACCTCAACGTTTCCGCCTGGTCGATCCGCAACCCCACCCCGGTCGTGCTGCTGTTCATCGTGCTCACGCTCGCGGGCCTGATGGCCTTCAGGACGATGAAGATCCAGGAATTCCCCGACGTCGAGATACCCGCAGTCAGCGTAACGGTTTCGCTACCCGGCGCCTCGCCCGCGCAGCTCGAAACCGATGTGGTGCGCAGGATCGAGGATTCGATCGCGACGATGCAGGGTGTCGATCACATCACCAGCACCCTGACCGACGGCAACGCGATCGTCACGGTCGAGTTTCGCCTCGAGAAGCCGCTGCAGGAGGCTCTCGACGACGTGCGCGACGCCGTCGCTCGCGTACGCGCCGACCTTCCGGCCGACCTGCGCGACCCGGTGATCGAGAAGGTGGAATTCTCCGGCAGCCCGATCCTGACCTATACGGTCGCCTCGTCGCGCATGGACGACGAGGCGCTATCGTGGTTCGTCGACGACAAGGTCAGCCGGACCCTGCTCGCGGTCCCCGGCGTTGGCGCCGTCTCGCGAGTCGGCGGCGTCACCCGCGAGGTGCATGTCGATCTCGATCCGGCGCGGCTGTTCGCGCTGGATGCGACGGCGGTGGACATCTCGCAACAGCTGAGCCAGGTGCAGCAGGAGGCGTCGGGCGGGCGTGTCGACCTTGGCGGTACCGAACACTTCGTACGCACGATCGCCACCGTGCAGACCGCCGAGCAGCTGGCCGATCTCGAAATCACCCTGGGCGACGGCCGAAGCATCAAGCTCGGCCGGGTGGCCGCCGTCTCCGACACGGTTGCCGAACCACGCTCGGCCGCGCTCCTGAATGGCGAACCGGTGGTCGGCTTCGAAATCGCGCGTGCGCGGGGTTTCGGCGAGATCGAGGTCGCCGAAGGGGGGCGCGCCGCGCTCGATGCGTTGAAGGCAGAGCATCCCGACATTACCGTCACCGAGGCGCTCAACCTCGTCGATCCCGTCGTTGAGAACTACCAGGGCTCGATGTGGCTGCTCTACGAGGGGGCGGCGCTGGCGGTGCTGGTGGTGTTCCTCTTCCTGCGCGATTGGCGGGCGACCTTCGTGGCGGCGGTCGCGTTGCCGCTGTCGGCGATCTCCACCTTCGCGGCGATGTACCTGATGGGTTTCACGATCAACATCGTGACTCTGCTATCGCTGTCACTGGTGATCGGCATTCTGGTCGACGATGCCATTGTCGAGGTCGAGAACATCGAGCGCCACCTGCTGATGGGCAAGAAGCCCTACCAGGCGGCGATGGAAGCCGCCGCCGAGATAGGCCTGGCGGTCGTCGCGACCACCTTTGCGTTGATCGCGGTGTTCCTGCCGACGGCGTTCATGAGCGGCATCGTCGGCAAATTCTTCGTGCAGTTCGGCTGGACGGCGGCGACCGCGGTGTTCTTCTCGCTGGTCGTCGCACGTCTTCTGACGCCGATGATGGCGGCCTACCTGCTGCGTGCGCCGAAATCGCATGCCAAGCGCGAGCCGCGCTGGATGAGTGTCTACCTGGCGGGCGCACGCTGGTGCCTGCGCCATCGCCTGCTGGTGATCGTCGGCTCCTCGGCTTTCTTTGTCGGCGGACTGGCGCTCGCTACGACGCTTCCCGGTGCCTTCATTCCCGCGGATGACAACTCTCAAACCCAGGTGACCCTCACGCTGCCGCCCGGTAGCAAGCTGCACGACACGCTCTCGCTCGCCGAGCGGGCTCGGAGCATTCTCCAGCACTACGAGCACGTGAAAATGGTCTACACGGCGATCGGCGCGGGCAACTCAGGCGACGATCCGACCGAGTCGGTGAGCACTTCCGGCGCTGACGTCCGCACCGCCGTGCTGACGATAAACCTGACCCACCGCGACGACCGACCGGGCTTGAAAAGACAGGCGATCGAGGCGCAGTTCCGCGATGGACTTTCAGCGCTGCCCGGCGTGCGCGTGAGCGTTGGCGAGGGCGACTCGAGCGAGAACTATGTGCTGGTACTCGCCGGAGAAGACAGCCGGGTACTCGCGCAGCATGCGCAGCGGGTGGAGCGCGAATTGCGTACGATTCCCGGCATCGGCGCGGTCATCTCGAGCGCGGGCCTGGCAAGCCCCGAACTGGTCGTGCGGCCCGATTTCGCGAGCGCCGCAGACCTGGGTGTCACCACGGCGGCGATCGCCGAAACGCTACGCGTCGCCACGCTGGGCGACTACGACCAGGATCTCGCCAAGCTCAACCTGAGCGAGCGCCAGGTGCCCATCGTCGTCAGGCTCGCCGATGCCGCCCGCGAGGATCTTCAGACGCTCAAGCAGCTCCCGGTACCCGGTGCGCGAGGAGCGGTACCGCTTGAGAACGTCGCCACCCTCGAGATCGGCAGCGGCCCTTCGCAGATCACGCGATACGACCGCATGCGCAACATCAACTTCGAGGTCGAATTGAACGGCCGGGAGCTGGGTGAGGTGGAACAGGCGGTACTCGCGCTGCCCAGCCTTCAGATACTACCGCCGGGGGTGACGCGGGCATCGAGCGGTGACGCCGAAGATATGGGCGAGCTCGCGTCCGGCTTCGGCCTGGCGATGCTGACCGGCGTGCTGTGCATCTACATGGTGCTGGTGCTGCTACTGAGGGACTTCGTGCAGCCGGCGACCATTCTGGCCGCGCTGGTATTCTCGGTCCCGGGCGCCTTCCTGGCGCTGTTCGTCACGGGCTCGGCGCTGTCGATGCCCTCGATGATCGGGCTGATCATGCTGATGGGCATTGCGACCAAGAACTCGATCCTGCTGATCGACTACATCATCATCGCCCGCCGCGATCATGGCCTGGAGCGCCGGGACGCGATCATCGACGCCTGCCGCAAGCGCGCCCGCCCGATCGTGATGACGACCATCGCCATGGGTGCCGGCATGCTGCCGATCGCGCTCGGCTGGGGCGCCGACCCCAGCTTCCGCGCACCGATGGCCATCGTCGTGATCGGCGGGCTGCTCACCTCAACTCTGCTGAGCCTGCTCGTGATTCCGGTGGTGTACAGCTACGTGGACGACACCGTGCAGTGGACCACCAGACGCTTTGGACGATTGACCCACACGCCTCATTGA
- a CDS encoding HAMP domain-containing histidine kinase, whose product MRFVRPMPLNSISLKVLLAYVAGMVLSIVLLVIAAVVVVQSNMLARMDLADAAEGMANNIEFDSSGRPVGFDSSMDDRAWLYEGPQRETAYRILDEAGDTVVFSSAGEEFWPATHELMRLTRGNFTFEHEGNTFFGATEPLVHDGRRWYLQFAVSARFMDVVYTVAWPQVVAGVTVFGSVLFIAFGLCAYITLRYTLKPLRDVSESAAAISPRSIDARLSTEAVPTEIAPLVDSFNRALERLERGYRVQQEFLGNAAHELKTPLALIRAQIELKKGGRSERDSLLSDVEYMTRQVQQLLLLAEASEAHNYHFSIVRMQEVAHEAASYLQRMAETADVHLAVRAVGDVQWKADRAACFTLLKNLLENAIQHAPAQTSVSVEIQGDTVTVRDRGPGVDAEQLPLLFERFWRAAHRRDRGAGLGLAICQEIALAHGWRLTAEQAEPGLRFRLSNGKGT is encoded by the coding sequence ATGCGCTTCGTAAGGCCGATGCCGCTGAATAGCATTAGTCTGAAGGTTCTGCTGGCTTATGTAGCAGGGATGGTGCTCAGCATCGTGCTGCTCGTGATCGCTGCAGTAGTGGTGGTCCAGAGCAACATGCTGGCCCGGATGGATCTGGCCGACGCCGCGGAGGGGATGGCGAACAATATCGAATTCGACAGCAGTGGCAGACCCGTCGGGTTCGACTCGAGCATGGACGACCGCGCCTGGCTATATGAGGGCCCTCAGCGCGAGACGGCCTATCGGATCCTGGATGAAGCTGGAGACACGGTCGTCTTCTCGAGTGCCGGAGAGGAGTTCTGGCCAGCCACCCATGAGCTCATGCGGTTGACGCGCGGAAACTTCACCTTCGAGCACGAGGGAAACACCTTTTTCGGCGCCACGGAGCCCCTCGTGCACGATGGGCGAAGGTGGTATCTGCAATTCGCCGTCAGTGCGAGGTTCATGGATGTCGTCTATACCGTTGCCTGGCCGCAGGTGGTCGCCGGCGTCACGGTATTCGGCAGTGTCCTGTTCATCGCCTTCGGCTTGTGCGCTTATATCACCCTGCGCTACACCCTCAAGCCGCTGCGAGACGTGTCGGAGTCCGCCGCGGCCATCTCGCCGCGCTCCATTGATGCCCGATTGAGTACGGAAGCGGTGCCCACGGAGATCGCTCCTCTCGTGGACAGCTTCAATCGAGCCCTGGAACGCCTCGAACGAGGCTACCGCGTGCAGCAGGAATTTCTCGGCAACGCGGCACATGAGTTGAAGACACCACTGGCACTGATCCGCGCTCAGATCGAGTTGAAGAAGGGGGGCAGGAGTGAGCGCGACTCGCTATTGAGCGACGTCGAGTACATGACCCGTCAGGTGCAGCAGCTACTGCTCCTGGCGGAAGCCAGCGAGGCGCACAATTACCACTTCAGCATCGTCCGGATGCAGGAGGTCGCCCACGAAGCCGCCTCCTACCTGCAACGCATGGCGGAAACCGCCGACGTGCACTTGGCGGTGCGCGCTGTCGGCGACGTGCAGTGGAAAGCGGACCGCGCGGCCTGTTTCACCTTGCTGAAGAACCTGCTGGAGAACGCCATCCAGCATGCGCCCGCGCAGACTTCCGTCAGCGTGGAGATTCAGGGCGATACGGTGACCGTGCGGGACAGAGGCCCCGGCGTCGATGCAGAGCAACTGCCCCTGCTATTCGAACGCTTCTGGCGTGCTGCACATCGGCGGGACCGCGGAGCAGGCCTCGGCCTGGCCATCTGTCAGGAGATCGCCCTGGCACACGGCTGGCGCCTCACGGCCGAGCAGGCCGAACCGGGACTCCGGTTCCGGCTGTCAAATGGGAAGGGAACGTGA
- a CDS encoding TetR/AcrR family transcriptional regulator, whose translation MGKSRNLTRDKVIDAAMARIDEAGADAITMRGLAEDVGVTPMALYNHFSSKRALLSAVAESVISAADFDGHHASWRNQVHHCFGVLRSLCLRHPGLPRLLEFEGAAPASVFAPMEVTLRALGEAGLSDVDSARTYFLLVSFTLTQAAYQARRVPDLEPSEQIRAERIAGRGYPTVEHLAWPETWDFDASFEFGVTLILNGVEATVAGAK comes from the coding sequence ATGGGGAAGTCGCGCAACCTCACCCGCGACAAGGTAATCGACGCCGCCATGGCGCGGATCGACGAGGCCGGTGCCGATGCAATCACCATGCGCGGCCTGGCCGAGGATGTCGGCGTAACGCCGATGGCGCTCTACAACCATTTCAGCAGCAAGCGAGCCCTGCTCTCGGCCGTGGCAGAAAGCGTCATATCCGCCGCTGACTTCGACGGCCATCACGCCAGCTGGCGCAATCAAGTTCATCACTGCTTTGGCGTGCTTCGCAGTCTCTGCCTCCGGCACCCCGGCCTGCCACGCCTGCTGGAATTCGAGGGCGCGGCACCTGCGTCGGTGTTCGCACCCATGGAGGTCACGTTGCGAGCGCTCGGTGAAGCTGGCCTGAGTGATGTCGACAGCGCGCGAACCTATTTCCTGCTGGTGAGCTTCACCCTCACGCAGGCTGCGTACCAGGCCCGGCGGGTTCCCGACCTGGAGCCTTCCGAACAGATCCGCGCCGAGCGCATCGCCGGCCGCGGCTACCCGACCGTCGAGCATCTGGCATGGCCGGAGACGTGGGATTTCGACGCGAGCTTCGAGTTCGGAGTTACACTGATCCTCAACGGCGTCGAGGCGACGGTAGCCGGCGCTAAATAG
- a CDS encoding efflux RND transporter periplasmic adaptor subunit, translating into MNKLRSLAAATVVAVGFTVTVAWLLQTSSSASDSDTPAVAQPALSVAVTTLQPTMLPLTIAANGDVMAWQEASIGTEANGLRLASVEVNVGDVVQRGQVLATFASDTVNAELAQSRAAVAEAEAALAEAEDNAQRAHELRETGAMATQQILQYSTSARTARARLEATQAVERVQQLRLAQTQVHAPDDGVISSRSATVGAVLPAGQELFRLIRGGRLEWRAEVAASDLAKLQLGQIARLTLPGGGELEGRVRTIAPLVDVSTRNGTVYVDLPASNIARAGMFARGEFELGTRRAMTLPQSAVLLRDGFSYVMRLGPDSRVVQTKVTTGQRVGEHIEIAGGIGASAPVVASGGAFLGDGDLVRVVEDPSSLDAMNRAEETP; encoded by the coding sequence ATGAATAAATTACGTTCACTCGCGGCCGCCACGGTCGTTGCGGTGGGCTTCACCGTGACGGTCGCCTGGCTCCTGCAAACCTCCAGCAGCGCCTCGGACAGTGACACCCCAGCGGTCGCCCAACCCGCGCTGAGCGTGGCCGTCACGACACTACAACCCACCATGCTGCCCCTCACAATAGCCGCGAACGGGGACGTCATGGCTTGGCAGGAAGCCAGCATCGGCACCGAGGCAAACGGCCTGCGCCTGGCCAGCGTCGAGGTCAACGTGGGCGACGTCGTGCAGCGCGGCCAGGTACTCGCCACGTTCGCGTCCGATACGGTGAACGCCGAACTGGCACAGAGCCGCGCCGCCGTCGCCGAGGCCGAGGCGGCACTCGCCGAAGCCGAGGACAACGCGCAGCGCGCCCACGAGTTACGAGAAACAGGCGCGATGGCGACCCAACAGATTCTCCAGTACAGCACGTCGGCACGCACGGCGCGTGCACGCCTGGAAGCGACGCAAGCCGTCGAGCGCGTGCAACAACTCCGCCTGGCCCAGACCCAGGTGCACGCCCCCGACGATGGCGTGATTTCGTCCCGCAGTGCCACGGTCGGTGCAGTGCTTCCCGCCGGTCAGGAACTGTTCCGACTGATCCGGGGTGGCCGGCTCGAATGGCGTGCGGAAGTCGCGGCGTCCGACCTCGCCAAGCTGCAACTCGGACAGATCGCCAGGCTCACCCTGCCGGGAGGCGGCGAGTTGGAGGGGCGTGTACGCACGATCGCTCCGCTCGTGGACGTATCCACCCGAAATGGCACGGTCTATGTCGATCTACCGGCAAGCAACATCGCTCGGGCGGGCATGTTCGCACGCGGTGAGTTCGAGCTCGGCACACGCCGGGCCATGACCCTGCCGCAGAGCGCGGTACTGCTGCGCGACGGATTCAGCTACGTGATGCGTCTCGGCCCGGACTCCCGGGTCGTACAGACCAAGGTGACGACTGGCCAGCGTGTGGGAGAGCACATCGAGATCGCTGGTGGCATCGGGGCGTCGGCACCGGTGGTCGCCTCCGGAGGCGCCTTCCTCGGCGATGGCGATCTGGTTCGTGTGGTCGAGGATCCATCATCGTTGGATGCCATGAACCGAGCAGAGGAAACACCATGA
- a CDS encoding response regulator transcription factor — MSRILLVEDHDRLARLMCKGLETAGIAADVAERIDAAWAAVQQMPYQALILDRGLPDGDGLILLQKMRRAGLGVPCLVLTARDALHDRVQGLEAGADDYLPKPFAMDEMVARVRALLRRPVAFHSLDPSHGDLTLRPEAGVLYSGNESVILAPAELHIMQLLLHKHDEVVRRSALEAAAWGLSEAVTPNALDVALHRLRRKLLAIGSRQRIVNVRGLGYALREADAAE, encoded by the coding sequence ATGAGCCGCATACTTCTGGTCGAGGATCATGACCGGTTGGCCCGGCTGATGTGCAAGGGGCTGGAAACCGCCGGCATCGCCGCCGATGTGGCCGAGCGCATCGATGCCGCATGGGCCGCCGTCCAGCAGATGCCCTACCAGGCATTGATTCTCGACCGGGGGTTGCCGGACGGGGATGGCCTCATCCTGCTGCAGAAGATGCGCCGCGCCGGCCTCGGCGTGCCTTGCCTGGTGTTGACGGCCCGCGATGCGTTGCATGATCGGGTACAGGGGCTCGAAGCCGGTGCCGATGATTACTTGCCCAAGCCGTTCGCGATGGACGAGATGGTAGCGCGTGTTCGCGCGCTGCTGCGCCGCCCCGTGGCGTTCCACTCGCTCGACCCCAGCCATGGCGACCTCACCCTGCGACCCGAAGCCGGCGTGCTGTACAGCGGCAATGAAAGCGTCATCCTCGCCCCGGCGGAGCTGCACATCATGCAGCTGCTCTTGCACAAGCACGATGAGGTAGTGCGCCGCAGCGCGCTGGAAGCGGCGGCCTGGGGGCTGAGCGAGGCGGTCACACCGAACGCCCTGGACGTAGCCCTGCACCGTCTGCGCCGTAAGCTGCTCGCCATCGGTTCGCGCCAGCGAATCGTCAACGTCAGGGGGCTGGGCTATGCGCTGCGTGAAGCCGATGCCGCTGAATAG